One Bradyrhizobium sp. CCGB12 genomic window carries:
- a CDS encoding ABC transporter permease — translation MKRIRFNQQEIVFAVFALLFLVFSIFLRGFLTPENMLTLLQNVSVLGILGLAMAIVVIGRGIDISLIAALAVPPGLVLQMVQNGHSMPASLLTALLLTIAFGLVNGWLIAYAEVPSLFATLATGLLLAGLGQAALFQLDVVQWSPGMDGFEKLGQGTILGIPTSIVMFAIACIVVAFLLRRTRWGAYIYAIGDNPFAARVTGIPSRPIIVLQYVITALIGCFAGLVMAASVNSMPTRIFNSTLIYDVILVVVLGGIGLSGGRGGVLNVVIGTLVIGTMLNGMTIMDISYAGQNLIKGVVLLLAVITDSFLNPRNEETAQQGDI, via the coding sequence ATGAAGCGCATTCGGTTCAATCAGCAGGAAATCGTCTTCGCCGTCTTCGCCCTGCTGTTCCTGGTGTTTTCGATTTTCCTGCGCGGCTTTCTCACGCCGGAAAACATGCTGACGCTGCTGCAGAACGTCTCCGTGCTCGGCATCCTCGGTCTTGCGATGGCCATCGTCGTGATCGGGCGCGGCATCGACATCTCGCTGATCGCGGCGCTCGCGGTCCCGCCGGGGCTGGTCCTGCAAATGGTGCAGAACGGTCACTCGATGCCGGCCTCGCTGCTGACCGCCTTGCTGCTCACGATCGCCTTCGGCCTCGTCAATGGCTGGCTGATCGCCTATGCCGAAGTCCCCTCGCTGTTCGCCACGCTCGCCACCGGCCTCCTCCTCGCCGGCCTCGGGCAGGCCGCCTTGTTCCAGCTCGACGTCGTGCAATGGAGCCCCGGCATGGACGGCTTCGAGAAGCTCGGGCAGGGAACGATCCTCGGCATCCCCACATCGATCGTGATGTTCGCGATCGCATGCATCGTCGTCGCGTTCCTGCTGCGAAGGACGCGCTGGGGTGCCTACATCTACGCGATCGGCGACAACCCTTTCGCTGCGCGCGTCACCGGCATTCCATCGCGCCCGATCATCGTCCTGCAATATGTGATCACTGCACTGATCGGCTGCTTCGCGGGCCTCGTGATGGCGGCATCGGTCAACTCGATGCCGACCCGCATCTTCAACTCGACGCTGATCTACGATGTCATCCTGGTCGTCGTGCTCGGCGGCATCGGCCTCTCAGGCGGCCGCGGCGGCGTGCTGAACGTCGTGATCGGCACGCTCGTGATCGGCACGATGCTCAACGGCATGACCATCATGGATATCTCCTACGCCGGGCAGAACCTCATCAAGGGCGTGGTGCTGCTGCTCGCCGTCATCACGGATTCCTTCCTGAATCCGCGCAACGAAGAAACGGCACAGCAGGGCGACATCTGA
- a CDS encoding sugar ABC transporter substrate-binding protein yields MKHFGTPTKALVAALGLAAMTAPALAQQGLDEPFQKPFKEALAGKTVAYVPVAMNFDLTEGWYAGLKKELEPFGVKFVIRDANWNTNAGAQAVTSLISEKPAVIVVHNPDVQTYAKLLQRAENEGIYVIQINMGSAYRSSAFVGANWVEIGERQTEGVVKACEGKSNKIAIIQGALSAAASAYTLKGVENVLAKHPEIKVVSSQAADWDAAKAKAITQTVLKQNPDLCGIVGFWDGMDIGTAAAVKEAGLTGKVFVATSGGGERKGACELVKSGAFDLNMSYDVPTQAAQMAGTIKWLLSSGVKPGSVKGSEYTTLIPITKENADSQMACWNLSDLKK; encoded by the coding sequence ATGAAGCATTTCGGCACCCCGACCAAGGCACTCGTTGCCGCACTGGGTCTTGCGGCCATGACCGCACCGGCTCTCGCCCAGCAGGGCCTCGACGAGCCGTTCCAGAAGCCGTTCAAGGAAGCGCTGGCCGGCAAGACCGTGGCTTACGTTCCCGTCGCCATGAACTTCGACCTCACCGAGGGCTGGTATGCCGGCCTGAAGAAGGAGCTCGAGCCGTTCGGCGTCAAGTTCGTGATCCGCGATGCCAACTGGAACACCAACGCCGGCGCGCAGGCCGTGACGTCGCTGATCTCCGAGAAGCCGGCGGTGATCGTGGTCCATAACCCTGACGTGCAGACCTACGCAAAGCTGCTGCAGCGCGCAGAGAACGAAGGCATCTACGTCATCCAGATCAACATGGGCTCGGCCTATCGTAGCTCCGCCTTCGTCGGCGCCAACTGGGTCGAGATCGGCGAGCGCCAGACCGAAGGCGTGGTGAAGGCCTGCGAGGGCAAGTCGAACAAGATCGCGATCATCCAGGGCGCGCTGTCGGCGGCAGCGAGCGCCTATACGCTCAAGGGCGTCGAGAACGTTCTGGCCAAGCATCCCGAAATCAAGGTGGTGTCGAGCCAGGCCGCCGATTGGGACGCCGCCAAGGCCAAGGCGATCACGCAGACGGTGCTGAAGCAGAATCCCGATCTCTGCGGCATCGTCGGGTTCTGGGACGGCATGGACATCGGCACCGCGGCGGCCGTCAAGGAAGCAGGCCTCACCGGCAAGGTGTTCGTGGCAACTTCGGGCGGCGGCGAGCGCAAGGGCGCCTGCGAGCTGGTCAAGTCCGGCGCGTTCGATCTCAACATGAGCTACGACGTACCGACCCAGGCCGCGCAGATGGCCGGCACGATCAAGTGGCTGCTGTCGTCCGGCGTGAAGCCCGGTTCCGTCAAGGGCTCGGAATACACCACGCTGATTCCGATCACCAAGGAGAACGCCGACAGCCAGATGGCCTGCTGGAACCTCAGCGACCTCAAGAAATAG
- a CDS encoding SMP-30/gluconolactonase/LRE family protein, which produces MPMRDTLTSLRYRYWPDHLLGEILSKRWTETAIPVILLLIVGLALSRSIDNFLSPASLADTARQAGEIGFIALGLALVVIVGGIDLSVGSIFALTDFCALYCLDVLGWPVPAVVAATLLCGALLGAVNGVLIGYLRLRAFITTLITLIIYRSAYDLLIQRYSNAIASAFPDIPSWDFIGGGSVFGIPTVALVYIVIAIFGHIFMTRLRPGWHITAIGGSRRSAYNSGIPVRRTIALCYVASGVLTSIGALFFASRLGTVGGDIGVGLEVIVLTATVLGGITLGGGKGSVAKSAVGVLIVLLITNGLTTMNARGGVNRMALAGILLVAAMVDIRWQKNRTRIISKVYVAPTYHSLPPPPPTEIGQGGPFEQNDKLRNVEAIGLGRIEAPEDVILDRHDNLYAGSRHGDIMRFLAPDYQKMEVFAHIGGQPLGMAFDRRDNLYVCIGGMGLYRIKPDGTVEKATDETNRSMRSVNDDSRLRLADDLDITDDGLIFFSEATVRYEMDEWPIDGLEARGNGRIISYDTKTGVTRTELRGLKFPNGICVASDGQSILFAETFGCSIKRYYFAGPKKGKVEIVMDNLPGYPDNINLASDGNYWLALVGMRSPSLDLAWKMPGFRRRMGKRVPVDEWLFPNINTGCVVKFNEQGRILESFWDLHGENHPMITSMREHRGYLYLGGILNNRIGRYKLDNADPNFVQYDKRWGKQS; this is translated from the coding sequence ATGCCGATGCGCGACACACTCACAAGCCTGCGTTACCGCTACTGGCCTGACCATCTCCTCGGCGAAATCCTGTCCAAGCGATGGACCGAGACAGCCATTCCGGTCATTCTTCTTTTGATCGTCGGCCTCGCGCTCAGCCGGTCCATCGACAACTTCCTGTCGCCGGCCAGTCTTGCCGACACCGCGCGCCAGGCCGGAGAGATCGGCTTCATCGCGCTCGGGCTGGCGCTGGTCGTCATCGTCGGCGGCATCGATCTGTCCGTCGGCTCGATCTTCGCGCTGACGGACTTCTGTGCGCTCTATTGCCTGGACGTGCTGGGCTGGCCGGTGCCGGCGGTGGTGGCGGCGACGCTGCTCTGCGGTGCCCTGCTCGGCGCCGTCAACGGCGTGCTGATCGGATACTTGAGGCTGCGCGCTTTCATCACCACGCTGATCACCCTGATCATCTACCGCTCGGCCTATGATCTGCTGATCCAGCGTTACTCCAACGCGATCGCGTCGGCCTTCCCCGACATCCCGTCCTGGGATTTCATCGGTGGCGGCAGCGTGTTCGGCATTCCGACCGTGGCGCTTGTCTACATCGTCATCGCCATCTTCGGTCACATCTTCATGACGCGGCTCCGCCCGGGCTGGCATATCACCGCGATCGGCGGCTCGCGCCGTTCGGCGTACAACTCGGGCATTCCCGTTCGCCGTACGATCGCACTCTGCTACGTCGCCAGCGGCGTGCTAACCAGCATCGGTGCGCTGTTCTTCGCATCCCGCCTCGGCACCGTCGGCGGCGATATCGGCGTCGGGCTCGAAGTGATCGTGCTGACGGCGACCGTGCTCGGCGGCATCACACTCGGCGGCGGCAAGGGCTCGGTCGCCAAATCGGCGGTCGGCGTGCTGATCGTGCTGCTGATCACCAACGGCCTGACCACCATGAACGCGCGCGGCGGCGTCAACCGGATGGCGCTCGCCGGCATCCTGCTCGTCGCTGCCATGGTCGATATCCGCTGGCAGAAGAACCGGACGCGCATCATCAGCAAGGTCTACGTCGCGCCGACCTACCATTCGTTGCCGCCGCCTCCGCCGACCGAGATCGGACAAGGCGGCCCGTTCGAGCAGAACGACAAGCTGCGCAATGTCGAGGCGATCGGCCTCGGCCGCATCGAGGCGCCGGAGGATGTCATCCTCGATCGCCACGACAACCTCTATGCCGGCTCGCGCCATGGCGACATCATGCGCTTCCTGGCGCCCGACTATCAGAAGATGGAGGTCTTCGCCCATATCGGCGGCCAGCCGCTCGGCATGGCCTTCGACCGGCGGGACAATCTCTACGTCTGCATCGGCGGCATGGGGCTCTACCGGATCAAGCCCGACGGCACGGTCGAAAAGGCGACCGACGAGACCAATCGCAGCATGCGCTCGGTCAACGACGACAGCCGCCTCCGGCTCGCCGACGATCTCGACATCACCGACGACGGCCTGATCTTCTTTTCGGAAGCCACCGTGCGTTACGAGATGGACGAGTGGCCGATCGACGGCCTCGAGGCGCGCGGCAACGGCCGTATCATCTCCTACGACACCAAGACCGGCGTGACGCGCACGGAGCTGCGCGGCCTCAAATTCCCGAACGGCATCTGCGTCGCCAGCGACGGCCAGTCGATCCTGTTCGCCGAAACCTTCGGCTGCTCGATCAAGCGCTACTATTTCGCGGGACCGAAGAAGGGCAAGGTCGAGATCGTCATGGACAATCTGCCGGGCTACCCCGACAACATCAATCTCGCTTCGGACGGTAATTACTGGCTGGCGCTGGTCGGCATGCGCAGCCCCTCGCTCGACCTTGCCTGGAAGATGCCGGGCTTCCGGCGCCGCATGGGCAAGCGCGTGCCCGTGGACGAATGGCTGTTCCCCAACATCAACACCGGCTGCGTGGTCAAATTCAACGAGCAGGGCAGGATCCTCGAATCGTTCTGGGACCTGCACGGCGAGAACCATCCGATGATCACCTCGATGCGCGAGCATCGCGGCTATCTCTATCTCGGCGGCATCCTCAACAACCGGATCGGCCGCTACAAGCTCGACAACGCCGATCCGAACTTCGTCCAGTATGACAAGCGGTGGGGGAAGCAGTCGTGA